ccgcatcatactagttatttatggaaataataccaaatacaagaggcttacgttctagtatttcgaatatgtttttcgaagttgtgttcttttgttttattttttccttgtgatttgattgttcttttcgattaacctaaagttattttagaaaattaaatattagatttctataaaaggttttgtctagtcggtggtggttgctcccatatccaagaaggtcatgtgcctcgccacgtcagtactaggaaccaattatggaaattaatatttaatggaattaataacttaaggcgatttgggtcgaacgtgttaagttccacaggagacccaagtcaaaacctaaaagaacgaatagattaagttttggatcaaacgtgttaagttccgcaggcgatccaaaatttaatttaaaagaacacatggtagctaggaaaaggttcagacctttgtacaaaattttgtacagtggaacctataggttttccgagtagcaaccaacatgaataaccctatttcaccttcaagatcatccctcaaacgtccttacacgggtatGTTTGTCACGTACGTCCCTCAGAAAaccgaatgaggaattacctctacaagatccactagatatccaaacattcaatcaagcatggtaattaagccctaatcacaataatccacacaagatcaaatggatacaaacatggcaaaatcatagaaataggaaattggcatatctacaagagttttacatcaaatcatccttacaattacttcctccatcctagaacaaagaaatctactccataaaatggggaaagaaatccgaagagaggaagattacaagcattcttaatcctaaatccaagaagaggaagaaagaaagtttatctatgatgaagaaccgTCTCCGGATCCGATCTACAATCTTAGAGTCGAagcgttgaagatccgcccttgaatcgtcggaaaatccctccaagatggtggaggaacgcccaaatcttaATTTCCTCCAAAAAGGGAGAAGAtaccctttcaattcatgaaggaggccttatatagagggaaggtttgggcaccacacgaccccgaggcacaaccgtgtgaggttcacatgaaCAAGgtcactcccttctctgcctaccttacacggtcgtgtgtgatacATGGTTGTGACATGCTTCTTCCACAACTCCCTTTGCATGGCTGTGTAGATGTACACGGCCTGCACTACCTCTacctctggaaaccttgcacggtcgtgtagtgCACACGgtcagggccttcttggtctatggaaaccttgcacggtcgtgtggtgtacacggcttgGCTccttttggcttcaaatcttggcacgaccgaggccacttccttttctgctgcaaccACACGGCctaggcaaccccccatggcagggtcatgTGAGGTTCAGGTACAGCGCCTTCCTCTCTAGTTTCGCTcacagatttggcctcgaacatgaatccttcaccaaattcgacccctgtatacagaaaatgcacaaaagcagatctccgaacaaaaagagtaaatatgctaaaaggaaagctggaagtacgaaaatgcatagataaaacatgctcaaaatatgtgaatgtgcgtcaaaatatgctaaacaagagtatacaatctacgcacatcagaacCTTACAAGGAAGATCACACAGAATCAAACAAAGAAGCTTACAGGGAGACCACCGGCGAAGAAACGGAATGCTACAACGACAAAGCTCGAAGACGAAAGCATAAAGTGGAGAAGATGACGGCACAcgcgaggcttataaacctcatGGCCTATCACTCTCAACCGTCCGATCCAAGGTTTCGAAAACCTAGAAGAAGATCTGACCGTGGAATTCAAAAAGGCGCTAGTCACATCAGTAAAGGATATCCACCTGTCTTGTCAGGCGTGCGACGACAGAAAGAGGGACACATGGCATACGGTTACCGAATAacatttaatgaacttaattaaaaggGATGTCCACGTGCTCGGCCATAATTGTCAAGGATTTGCACGGGCTTCGAGAAATATGGATAACATCGATGACGACCGCGCTCTCTTGAAGAAGCGCATTTGGAGAATTCTCAAAGTATTGCAGCTCATCGTCCAACTCTGCATAGAGAACGGGTTATCGAATCGATCGTCCATTTGCCATGGTTAGACAATGACCGAGCGGcattggttgatgtgttgatcaGATACTAGGGACTGAACACTCTGATCGGGTGTAGAAACTGCCGAGGAAACCAGTTGTCCAATCAGACGGACCtgtaacctccttcgactagacttgaggggaaggcttgtgatgcagCGATAAGGGAGAGCCCACCTATCACGGGTCAGTTGACACAGTGtctgtcaaagtcaaggtggtcaacaacCGAGGCTTACGAAAAGAGCCTTGGCCAAAGATGGCTATCTGGTTATCCCGAGCGGATCACCCAGTCGGTCAGACGAATGGCGTGGGTCGATCGGACGAATGGGCAAACCCATAGTCGGTTGTTTCAGTCGGCAGGAACATGAGTTGCTCGGACCTCCCATCCGACGCAAGGAATGATAAGGTCGGCAGGAAGACGAGCCGCTCGGACCGCCCGTCCGACGCAAGGAATGGCATTACACAGGAGTGGACGAGAAAACAAAAAAGAACACTCTgtctatcattaaatatgaagaagtcaagacaaagaaaaATACTCTATTTATCATTAATGCACGGAAGTCTAGACAAAGAAGTCTTCCTTtggcaattaatatcattaaataagggcagatgaatgatcacaaagaaaggtataaaagggtacACCATGTATAAGGAAAGGCAAGATTTATCTATTTATAGATTACTCATTCTCTCTTCCTgattctaacttgagcgttggagggccaacgCCAGAGACCCCTTCCCCAGTTTGGTTTTATTTTACAGGATTGGGATCTTCATCCCATTAGTAGTCACCCCATCCCTGGCTTTCCAGCTTCcctcattcggacaggatcattgcACATCCTAACTATTTGTATTTGTGAGCGACTGAGTGTGATACTGAATGCTTCAAGCGTTCAAAATTGACTCAGGGAGCCCCTACTTTCGGGCTCCTAATCCCACTCACTCGTCCACTTGCACACATAGTTAGGGTGTATACCAtatcaaaaaaattatataaatctaACAtggataaaagagataaaattaaAGAGAATTATGAGAATTGACCGAATcaaatcaccaaatcaaatcaaattagtatttaaattattctaataattctgttataattattaaaataattctgttatttattaattagtcaattgaccaagtactttttaaacattatatattgtactgTCCTTAGGGTAAacatcaatgaacaatagattttattgctctcatattatttcttactctctccctattcttcctCTTACATGATATCAGAATCATCTCTTTTTATCTTTCCTCAACTTCTTGAGGTGGAGATCTAATAAACGACAAGccctttttaattttttccctcaacctcttcttctctcgtatatattttaattttcttgttcttctttattTTCTTCTGCTGTCAACCCCTTCTTCCTCTTACAATAGACACTTGAGTGTACACGGATTGCCCGGGTACAAGCTatactatttaattatttttatcgaTAATCTTCCACTAAAAAtatgaaaatcaatttttttttgtctttttattTTCAGATTCTAAACGCAAACAATGTagaagaattaaataaattaaaattctcaATTTTAACCCGAtacattttgatattttttttaacccTTTAACCAATCTTGGTTCAAAGGGTTCTACAAAAACTTGCACAAcgaaaaaactcaatttttacataTATTTCACAATCCAATAAATTAAACTGATAATAAATATATCTATTGGGGTTATCCGTAATAATAAATAGGTGTGttataaaataacatataaatCCATCGCCCGGTGAAATAAAATCCAACACGTCCAGCTCTAGGCATAAATCAGTTAAGAAAACAGTTCTCTAGAATCAATCGGTGGTCAGTATCAAAATGTTTGCTTATATATGGACAAAGATTATAGATTTTGGATTTAAAATTAGTGATAAAAAAAGATAAGGACGCTCGTCGTCCGCCGCAGGTCTTGTGTAAGGAAATTAAGGGTACGTTTGATTTacgtatattttattttcattttttgaaaaatatattattttttaaaaaataaaaaataatttttcatcattctctatttttttccaaaaaatattatctatttttttaaaaaaataaacataaaaaatacaaatcaaatatcatcttttagaaacacatattttttaaaaaaataaaaataaaaaatgtgtaAATCAAATGCACCATAAATTACTACCGTGAATCGGATTTGCCATTAGTGCTTTCATAATTTTGGTTTCAATTTTCTTCCAAACAATAAAAGATGTAGGTCCTTCCTCCCTCCCTCTGATATCTTGGAGAGGGAGAGATCTTTCCATGATCTTTTATATCTGTATGAATCTTCTTTTATATTCATGGGACCGGTATTAAAGAAGCCGTTAATGTAACGAATCTGTCTTTTAAGGGAATGCTAACTACTGCACTGCCAATTAGGCACTATTTTGAATGGGATTTGTTCATCTGGGTGATATGTTTCCAAGAGTTGTCGATAAGTATTTCATATATATTAATTCCATCAAAAAGAAACATGAATTAGGTAGGCAAATGAAACAGTGTGGCTCCAGAGACCACTTATGACCCAACGACAGGCAAAGGACGAAACAATGAAGAACAAATATAGAGATAGATATTCGACCAGTAATTAATAActgaaatataatatatatttagatatatataattttgtaGCATATAAATTATTATATGTCTACCAGCTGTTGGAATCTCTCCATTGCTGAGCTTGGGAGCCCCAATAGGACGTTGATGCTCTTCCTCTCCTTGCCATGCGCCAGGAACAAAATCACCTCCTTCTCCGGCAGCGCCACCGGCCCGGACTGCACCGGCTCGCCCCAACCGAAGTCGGTGGTGTGGAACGACAGGCGTGACCAGGTGGTGACCAGCAGGGTAGCCGTCAGCGAAGGCCGCGCCCTGGTGGCTTCGAAGTAGTCCATGGCCGACCGCATGTACTCGTCCGTCACCATCCTCACCGCGCCCTGAACCAGCCCCACCGAGAAGGCCAGCGGCCGCTCCAAGAGCTCCCCTGCCGTGCACAGCGCGTTGGTCAGCACGATGCCGTTGCCGAAGTAGCCCTTCGGCAGCGGCGGCTCGAAGCGCTGGCGCCCGTCGACCGCGAAGAGCAGCTTCGTCCTCTGCCCCGATCGCATCCCCAGCGCCTGCGTGCGCGCGCGCCACACCAGCCCCGCCAGCGCCTCGAAGGTCGTGCACTTGTCGAGCGCGCCGTCGCCCTCCGTGGCCCGCCGCTTCGCTGCCTCCAGCTTGTACGCGTCGAAGCAGAAGGAGCGGTACAGCATTTCCTCCTTCTCGTACAGCGACGCCGACTCGGAGACGTCCTCGATCTCCGCGAACTCGTGGTGGGGGAAGCTGATCGCCGGCGGGTCGCGGGGCCGCAGAATCGTGCGGTCGATGAACGGCGGCACCGACAGCGGCAGGCCGCGCGCCGTCTCCCCCCACGAGTTCACGAACTCCATCGCACCGAGGCCGTCGAACATGCAGTGGTTCATCGACAACCCCAGAATGAATCCCCCGCAACTAAACTTCGTCACCTGAATATATACAATCGAGTTAATTTCCATCAAATTACGATATTCATCGATCAAATCAAAACAGGATCAGACCTGAGCAACCACTGGAGGAATCTCCAATATGTTCTTGGCGCCAGGAACGTTATAAACCAGCTTCCCCAGCGTGGCCGGATCCGGCTTCCCAATGTCTCCGATGTCGTCCATCTCGCAGTCGGCTTCGGCCTCCACGAAGACCGCGCCCTCGCCGGTGCAGTCCACGATGAGCTTCCCCTCCAGGCTGATGGTGAGGCGACCGGCGAGCGGGTAGTAGTGCACGAGCACCTTGGCCAGAGCCTCCTTGATCACCGCCACCGCCGAGGCATTCCCCTTATCCCCGGCCTTGAAGCAGTAAATAGTCTGCACTATCACCGCAATGTTCTGGTCCAGATTGGTCAGGAAGTAGAGGCCCTTCTCTGTTTCCTCCGCCGGGGGCACCAGACTAACTCTCCCCTGCTTCACCTCCAGCTCAACCTTCTCTCTCAACTCTGCAATCTGATCATCAAACGTATAGGGAAAAAAATAACAAACTGTGAGCACATTGTAACTGTTTCTACTCGATCGACTCGACTTACAGTAAGTACCATTTCGATAGCTAAAGAAGACGGATCAAGTCTGCTGTGATCTAGTGAGGAGCTGCAGGAGAAGATGCTTCTTGTGGATTAGCAAATGGAGCTATTTATAGAGGGCATGGAGCTTGTTTAACAGAACTGGATTAAGAAATGGAattccaagaagagaaggaatcGAGTAGCTAGCTAGTTGCTTGGGCTAAACGATAGCCGAATCTAAAACAGTTGGGGTTGGCCACTGCCATGGAACCAATCGCAACTACGAACAGAGTCGATGAGCGCCGGTAGGTGAGGTTGGCCTCCTAATTATTAGAAAGCAGCCGAAGACGAACAATTTATTTTAcctaatttagaaaataaattaatcGAGGTTTAGGTGTGAATTAAGCGTTTTTCTGTAAACTATTGGTGTCTGGTTTTTAAATAGGTCTGTGAAATAACAAAAAAACGGAAGATAAAACTCGGATGTAAGGTTTGAAATTTTGTAGTTTAAATGGttagagagatttttttttttttataattgcgGAGGAGTGATAGTGATACGGTGTATGATAGTGGGGTCGGATAATAGATGTGGTCGGAAGTCAAGTCCATGGGACGGTCAGAAGTAAAGTCCACagggtggtcagaagtcaagcccacgagGTAGTCAAAAGTCAAACtcacgtgacagtcagaagtcaagcctacgtggtggtcaaaagtccagcctatgtggaggtcaaaagtctggCCTACGTGGGGTTCAAAGGGATAGGTTACAGGATGGTCCTGGTCGGGGCACAAGTGGCATTTCGGAGTTAAACCTACATGTCAAATAGGAACTCGGAAAGTAGGACATGCGGGTCGGGATACCCGgacaaggcgtacaggtcgggatagacAAACAAAGGATTACAGGTTAGGACTTACAAACTGGCGGAACAGGATACACGGACAAGGCGTATATGTCTTGATGTGCAAATCAAGAATTATAGGTCAGGACTTACGGACTTGCGGAACAGGATACACGGGCAAGGCGTACATGTCGAGAtaggcaaaccaaggattacaggtcaagACTTACAGACTGGCGGAACAGGATACATGGACAAGGCGTACAAGTCGTgatgtgcaaaccaaggattacaggtcaggacttatggaCTTACAGAACAGGATACACGGACAAGGCGTACATGTCGTgatgtgcaaaccaaggattacaggtcaggacttacggaCTTGTGGAACGGGATACACGgacaaggcgtacaggtcgggatatacgaACCAAGACTCGTAGAGCAGAATACGCTAACCAAAGACACACAAGTCGAGATATGaggactaaggcttacaggttGGGATCTACAGGACAAGATATGTAGAACATGATACACAAACCAAAGAAGTACAGGTCAGGATACGTGGACGAAGGTTTACAGGTCAGGATAAGATACAGAACAGGGTCGTGCATACGGGACGAGACTTGAGGAACGATAAGTGAAGGCCTAGAATGACAGGGCGGTAGGCGCAGGTCTGGATCTAGTGGGATAGACCGAATGACAAATGCAGGGCGGGACATATAAATCTGGATTTGTGGGACAACAAACAAGCCAGGGAATGCGCCAGGAAAGGCAGGTCTGTGCATACAGGTCCATATTTGTAGGTACGATGACCCAATCGAGGGTTAACAGATCGGGGCGAGCATACACTATACGACAATCATccagggaatcgtaacaacccgtcagagaataatcactgcatgtcagggaatatgctaacagtctaGGGCTCACTGCCCACCGATTCCTCCTTAAACCTATAGGAAGATGCtatgtgtcattcaccgccagacaaatcctgacacccgatattccctgacacccgtcagactccagaagtacCCCCAGCCATATAAAAAGGAGGGCTTTGTCTCTAcgtaggtacgctcactcgtcttttcatactcgtcttttacttttcgtcctttcactgTGCTTCTGGGAAAAAGTGTTGGTTgcaactcggaaaacctagaggttccactgtacaaaaattttatacaaaggcctgaaccttttcctagctaccatgtgttcttttaaattaaattttggatcgcctgcggaacttaacacgtttgatccaaaacttaatttactcgttcttttaggttttgacttgggtctcctgcggaacttaacacgttcgacccaaatcaccttaagttattaattccattaaatattaatttccataattggttcccagtactgacgtggcgaggcacatgaccttcttggatatgggagcaaccaccaccgactagacaaaaccttttatggaaatctaatatttaatttcctaaaataactttaggttaaccgaaaagaacaatcaaatcacaaggaaaaataaaacaaaagaacacaacttcgaaaaacatattcgaaatactagaacgtaagcctcttgtatttgatattatttccaaaaataactagtatgatgcggaaagaaaaattactagttataccttttagaaagacctcttgatcttctaccgtattcctcttctaacctcggacgttgtgtgggcaacgatcttccgagatgagaaccaccaagcaccttcttcttccttgcaaatttcggccatcaaaacttcttctaggatgaagaggttcggccaccaccaccatgctctaagggatgctagaaaagaggcttcttttctctccttcttctccttcttagatccggccaccaaagctatctccaccatgagaaggtttcggtcacacaaaggagaggagagaaaacaaaagggccggccacacccaaggaagaaaagaggaagaaaaatagaatagaatcgttagcattgaagcctcctctaccccctcttttataatccttggtcttggcaaataaggaaaatttaataaaaaaaaacttccttaattcttttgtcaatgaaaagggaaatttatttaattaaaacaatttttccttttcaaattttaatggccgaccacaacaataaacttccaagcaaataaaattttaaacaccaattaaaacttccttatttgcttccggaaatttataaaatttctccaataattttatcccttcatgattggtttataaaaaggaaat
This region of Zingiber officinale cultivar Zhangliang chromosome 9A, Zo_v1.1, whole genome shotgun sequence genomic DNA includes:
- the LOC122021414 gene encoding omega-hydroxypalmitate O-feruloyl transferase-like isoform X1 encodes the protein MVLTIAELREKVELEVKQGRVSLVPPAEETEKGLYFLTNLDQNIAVIVQTIYCFKAGDKGNASAVAVIKEALAKVLVHYYPLAGRLTISLEGKLIVDCTGEGAVFVEAEADCEMDDIGDIGKPDPATLGKLVYNVPGAKNILEIPPVVAQVTKFSCGGFILGLSMNHCMFDGLGAMEFVNSWGETARGLPLSVPPFIDRTILRPRDPPAISFPHHEFAEIEDVSESASLYEKEEMLYRSFCFDAYKLEAAKRRATEGDGALDKCTTFEALAGLVWRARTQALGMRSGQRTKLLFAVDGRQRFEPPLPKGYFGNGIVLTNALCTAGELLERPLAFSVGLVQGAVRMVTDEYMRSAMDYFEATRARPSLTATLLVTTWSRLSFHTTDFGWGEPVQSGPVALPEKEVILFLAHGKERKSINVLLGLPSSAMERFQQLVDI
- the LOC122021414 gene encoding omega-hydroxypalmitate O-feruloyl transferase-like isoform X2, with protein sequence MIAELREKVELEVKQGRVSLVPPAEETEKGLYFLTNLDQNIAVIVQTIYCFKAGDKGNASAVAVIKEALAKVLVHYYPLAGRLTISLEGKLIVDCTGEGAVFVEAEADCEMDDIGDIGKPDPATLGKLVYNVPGAKNILEIPPVVAQVTKFSCGGFILGLSMNHCMFDGLGAMEFVNSWGETARGLPLSVPPFIDRTILRPRDPPAISFPHHEFAEIEDVSESASLYEKEEMLYRSFCFDAYKLEAAKRRATEGDGALDKCTTFEALAGLVWRARTQALGMRSGQRTKLLFAVDGRQRFEPPLPKGYFGNGIVLTNALCTAGELLERPLAFSVGLVQGAVRMVTDEYMRSAMDYFEATRARPSLTATLLVTTWSRLSFHTTDFGWGEPVQSGPVALPEKEVILFLAHGKERKSINVLLGLPSSAMERFQQLVDI